From Elusimicrobiota bacterium, one genomic window encodes:
- a CDS encoding transcriptional repressor produces the protein MKETAELVYFPTWTAGRKGYAERIRQLFEEYLNEKGLKQTTQRQAILDYLLQASRHLSQEDIYRALKSRGIGRVTVFRALKTLEDCGLVARVSGPGAMARYEVKKERPHHDHLICVDCGAILEVRWPEVERLQDRTCRDVEFTPLWHRHEIFGRCKNCGQAPGPVTGRSHPANTRKK, from the coding sequence ATGAAGGAAACAGCCGAACTCGTCTATTTTCCCACCTGGACCGCGGGCCGTAAAGGCTACGCCGAACGCATCCGTCAGCTTTTTGAAGAATATTTAAACGAGAAGGGTTTAAAGCAAACCACGCAGCGCCAGGCGATTTTGGATTATTTGCTGCAAGCCAGCCGGCATTTAAGCCAAGAGGATATTTACCGGGCGTTGAAATCACGGGGAATCGGCCGGGTCACGGTGTTTCGGGCTTTGAAAACGCTCGAAGACTGCGGGCTCGTTGCCCGGGTCAGCGGCCCCGGCGCCATGGCCCGCTACGAGGTCAAGAAAGAGCGCCCGCATCATGATCATTTGATCTGCGTCGACTGCGGCGCGATTTTGGAAGTCCGCTGGCCCGAGGTCGAGCGCCTGCAGGATAGAACCTGCCGCGATGTTGAGTTTACCCCGCTCTGGCACCGGCACGAGATTTTCGGCCGCTGTAAAAACTGCGGCCAAGCGCCGGGGCCCGTCACCGGCCGGTCCCACCCGGCGAATACCCGGAAAAAATAA
- a CDS encoding FAD:protein FMN transferase, whose translation MMNRPLLLFVAAWVALTGAAEAAQTRRTRYLMGTLCEISAHGPQDKALEAAVGRAFDEIARLEGMMSNWRSSSEVNRLNRQGRRPLVLSPELFDVLSTGQNIARESGGAFDMTVGPLIELWDLRGSGRVPSSGEIARTRRRVGFKHLRLDPRSRSATFIREGMAVDLGGIAKGYALDQAAQILMNNGARGAMLNFGGQILVAGEPFEGRRWTIEIAHPARAGVPHRLELVKGSASTSSQRERFIESEGKAIGHVLDPGNGRPASFQGSVTVIAPTAVEADALSTALLVMDQKKGLAFIERQEQAAALYYVPGIDSSEPWQVKASKRLSLYQISDKQPASSGVDARAAGNQ comes from the coding sequence GTGATGAATCGGCCGTTATTGTTATTCGTTGCGGCCTGGGTCGCTTTGACCGGGGCGGCCGAAGCCGCCCAAACGCGCCGGACCCGCTACCTGATGGGCACGCTGTGCGAAATATCCGCGCATGGGCCCCAGGATAAAGCGTTGGAGGCGGCCGTCGGACGCGCCTTTGATGAGATCGCCAGGCTCGAGGGCATGATGAGCAATTGGCGCTCGAGCAGCGAGGTCAATCGTTTGAACCGGCAGGGTCGCCGTCCCTTGGTTTTAAGCCCGGAGCTTTTCGACGTGCTGTCAACCGGACAGAACATCGCGCGGGAGAGCGGCGGGGCTTTTGACATGACGGTCGGACCGTTGATCGAGCTATGGGATTTGCGCGGCAGCGGGCGCGTGCCTTCGTCCGGTGAAATTGCTCGGACGCGCCGAAGGGTTGGTTTTAAGCATTTGCGTCTTGATCCTCGAAGCCGCAGCGCAACCTTTATTAGAGAAGGCATGGCCGTTGATTTGGGCGGAATCGCCAAGGGCTATGCGTTGGATCAAGCCGCGCAAATTTTGATGAACAACGGCGCGCGGGGCGCCATGCTTAATTTCGGCGGGCAGATTTTGGTGGCCGGGGAACCATTCGAGGGTCGCCGTTGGACAATTGAAATCGCCCACCCCGCGCGCGCCGGCGTTCCCCATCGTTTGGAGCTGGTCAAGGGTTCGGCGTCCACGTCGTCTCAGAGGGAACGCTTTATTGAATCCGAAGGGAAGGCGATCGGCCATGTGCTTGACCCTGGCAACGGCCGCCCGGCGTCTTTTCAAGGTTCGGTCACGGTGATCGCGCCCACGGCCGTGGAAGCGGATGCGTTGTCCACGGCCCTTTTGGTTATGGACCAGAAAAAAGGATTGGCTTTTATCGAACGTCAAGAGCAGGCCGCCGCTCTTTATTATGTGCCCGGGATTGATTCAAGCGAGCCCTGGCA
- a CDS encoding sugar ABC transporter permease gives MPASVGRRWLYCLPVGLLSAVFIFLPAVTCIVLAAQDPGLFLRMVKDGEFWATLGNTVGFAFFSVSSELVLGLALALLLNARFAGRGFVRAAVLIPWALPAAIMAMGWSWMLHDHYGVIGDALGRLGFLSGHQKAWLAETGWARFWIVATDVWKTTPFVALIALTGLCSIPNDILEAAKMDGAGAWARFRLVILPLIKPYLLTALLFRAIQAFGIFDHIWVMTGGGPAGATKTLALYIYEVVFRYLDLRYGAALTLALAAIVILFAGAGRLVMRHGEV, from the coding sequence ATGCCGGCGTCCGTGGGCCGACGCTGGCTTTATTGCCTGCCGGTTGGGCTATTGTCCGCCGTTTTTATTTTTTTGCCCGCCGTCACCTGCATCGTCTTGGCCGCGCAAGACCCCGGGTTGTTCCTGCGCATGGTCAAAGACGGCGAGTTTTGGGCCACATTGGGCAATACCGTCGGGTTCGCTTTTTTCTCGGTGAGCTCGGAACTGGTATTGGGCTTGGCCCTGGCCTTGCTGCTTAATGCGCGTTTTGCGGGGCGGGGATTCGTCCGCGCCGCCGTCCTTATTCCTTGGGCTTTGCCCGCGGCCATCATGGCCATGGGCTGGTCCTGGATGCTGCATGATCATTACGGCGTTATCGGCGACGCCCTCGGGCGTTTGGGTTTTTTGTCCGGCCATCAAAAGGCCTGGCTGGCTGAAACCGGCTGGGCTCGTTTTTGGATCGTGGCCACCGATGTTTGGAAAACCACGCCGTTCGTCGCCTTGATCGCGTTGACCGGATTATGTTCGATTCCGAACGATATCTTGGAAGCGGCGAAAATGGACGGCGCCGGCGCTTGGGCGCGCTTTCGTTTGGTTATTCTGCCGTTGATCAAACCTTATTTGCTGACGGCCCTTTTGTTCCGCGCCATCCAGGCCTTCGGGATTTTCGATCATATTTGGGTGATGACCGGCGGAGGCCCGGCCGGAGCGACCAAAACCTTGGCGCTTTACATTTATGAAGTCGTGTTCCGCTATTTGGACTTGCGCTACGGCGCGGCATTAACCTTGGCCTTGGCCGCGATTGTGATTCTCTTCGCCGGGGCGGGGCGTCTGGTGATGCGTCATGGCGAGGTTTAA
- a CDS encoding carbohydrate ABC transporter permease, with product MARFKFLIVAAAALAAAWSLAPFLWQAASSVKSTAEIFRTPITYWPRHWTLTNYGDLFFVRPFARYIANSLLIAGASSILSCAAAALAAYALTRLGLAKAVLLARLVLLAALLPPTLLVIPLYKVIQSMGLINHPLGLILCYATLNLPLALWLLTHAFRQFPLEIEEAAKLDGFGSWAIFWRFILPLSLPAVVTSAILVFIFSWNEFLLALVLMTQDARRTAPVGIAMLSGVSSYEIPWNQIAAAVVATTLPIVALVLAFERRIVEGLTAGAVKG from the coding sequence ATGGCGAGGTTTAAATTTCTGATTGTTGCGGCCGCGGCTTTAGCCGCGGCCTGGAGTCTGGCTCCTTTTTTATGGCAGGCGGCGAGCTCGGTCAAATCAACCGCCGAGATTTTTCGCACCCCGATTACCTATTGGCCTCGGCATTGGACATTGACCAATTATGGCGATCTTTTTTTCGTGCGTCCCTTCGCTCGTTATATCGCCAACTCGCTGTTGATCGCCGGAGCTTCCTCTATCTTGTCTTGCGCCGCCGCGGCCCTGGCCGCTTATGCATTGACGCGTTTGGGTTTGGCCAAAGCAGTTTTGTTGGCGCGTTTGGTTTTGTTGGCCGCGCTTTTGCCCCCGACATTGCTGGTCATCCCTCTGTATAAAGTCATCCAAAGCATGGGCTTGATCAATCATCCCTTGGGGTTGATTCTTTGTTACGCTACGCTGAATCTGCCCCTAGCCTTGTGGCTGTTGACCCATGCCTTTCGGCAATTTCCTTTGGAAATCGAGGAAGCGGCAAAATTGGACGGATTCGGTTCGTGGGCTATTTTTTGGCGATTCATACTGCCGTTGTCTTTGCCTGCGGTCGTGACCAGCGCGATTTTGGTTTTTATTTTTTCTTGGAACGAATTTCTGCTCGCCTTGGTGTTGATGACCCAGGACGCCCGCCGCACCGCGCCCGTAGGCATCGCCATGCTCTCCGGAGTATCAAGTTACGAAATTCCATGGAATCAAATCGCGGCTGCGGTGGTGGCGACGACCTTGCCCATCGTTGCCTTGGTTTTGGCCTTTGAGCGGCGCATCGTTGAGGGCCTGACCGCCGGAGCGGTTAAAGGGTAA
- a CDS encoding ABC transporter ATP-binding protein, translating into MDRLVLSGIVKHFNKIPILSGIDLRVREGEFVSLLGPSGCGKTTLLRLIAGLERPDEGRILLTGRLLNDVPAEKRNIAMVFQSYALYPHLSVRKNIALALELRKTDPAEIDRRVREAAGLLDIAGLLNRRPRELSGGQRQRVALARAIVREPAVFLLDEPLSNLDALLREKTRAELKLLFRRLGGTVVYVTHDQIEALTLSDKIVLLNQGCIEQEGTPDELYRNPQSMFTASFIGSPQINWVGGRLEGRRFSGPSFTVKIADVPDQASGEAMLGLRPDEIVFAASAGPSCAPAEIVLGEAMGRQTLWTLKLNSGVEIRVLSVHPNPGAAGQKVHLDFAGCRLHCFDAATGRRLNL; encoded by the coding sequence ATGGACCGTCTTGTTTTATCTGGTATCGTCAAACATTTCAATAAAATTCCTATTTTGTCCGGCATCGACCTTCGCGTGCGGGAGGGGGAATTCGTTTCGCTTTTGGGCCCCTCCGGATGCGGCAAGACCACGTTATTGCGCCTGATCGCGGGGCTGGAAAGGCCGGATGAAGGACGGATACTGCTGACCGGCCGGTTGCTCAACGATGTGCCCGCCGAAAAAAGAAACATCGCCATGGTTTTTCAAAGCTATGCGCTGTACCCGCATTTGAGCGTGCGCAAAAACATCGCTTTGGCGCTCGAACTCAGAAAAACCGACCCCGCTGAAATCGACCGCCGCGTCCGCGAGGCGGCGGGGCTTTTGGATATCGCCGGGTTGCTCAACCGCCGGCCGCGAGAGCTTTCCGGTGGACAGCGCCAGCGCGTGGCGTTGGCCCGCGCCATTGTACGGGAGCCCGCTGTTTTTCTGTTGGATGAGCCCTTGTCCAATCTTGACGCTTTATTACGCGAAAAAACGCGGGCCGAGCTGAAACTGCTGTTTCGCCGTTTGGGCGGCACGGTGGTTTATGTGACGCACGACCAAATCGAAGCCCTGACCCTTTCCGACAAAATCGTGCTGTTGAATCAGGGCTGCATCGAGCAGGAGGGGACGCCCGACGAACTTTACCGCAATCCCCAAAGCATGTTCACGGCCTCTTTTATCGGAAGTCCGCAAATCAATTGGGTCGGAGGGAGGCTCGAAGGGCGCCGCTTCAGCGGACCGTCCTTTACGGTAAAAATTGCCGATGTGCCGGATCAAGCTTCAGGGGAGGCCATGTTGGGGTTGAGGCCCGATGAAATCGTTTTTGCCGCGTCCGCCGGTCCTTCCTGCGCGCCGGCCGAGATTGTTTTGGGAGAAGCCATGGGCCGTCAAACTCTATGGACGCTCAAGCTAAACAGCGGCGTGGAAATCCGCGTTTTATCCGTCCACCCAAATCCCGGCGCCGCCGGTCAAAAGGTTCATCTTGATTTCGCCGGTTGCCGCTTGCATTGTTTCGACGCCGCTACGGGCCGGCGCCTCAATCTCTGA
- a CDS encoding haloacid dehalogenase-like hydrolase produces the protein MIAPALVQAQSEVLRAVLKKIEETATPGLKPAVIFDLDDTLLSTSFRHVRILKEFAAHPETQQNYPREASALLLVEPDSTRYLITDTARAAGVHDEGLLSLLRDFWFARFFKNDYLTVDKPLLGAVAYCVEVLAAGGRIIYLTGRDDGMKEGTLLNLSRNGFPMPDGESIRLILKPRFDMPDLEYKRDVFENLLNQGGVSAGFDNEPAYVDLLADYFPRAAAVFVDSRHSGKVAEPRVGLPWIKNFLF, from the coding sequence ATGATTGCGCCGGCTCTTGTTCAGGCTCAGTCCGAAGTTTTAAGGGCGGTTCTTAAAAAAATCGAAGAAACCGCGACGCCCGGATTAAAGCCTGCGGTTATTTTTGATTTGGACGATACGTTGTTGTCGACATCGTTTCGCCATGTGCGTATTTTGAAGGAATTCGCGGCCCATCCGGAAACTCAACAAAATTATCCCAGGGAGGCCAGCGCCCTTTTATTAGTCGAACCCGATTCCACGCGTTATCTGATCACTGATACGGCGCGCGCCGCCGGGGTTCATGACGAAGGATTGTTGTCCTTATTGCGCGATTTTTGGTTCGCCCGTTTTTTTAAGAATGATTATTTGACCGTGGATAAACCGCTGTTGGGCGCCGTAGCTTATTGCGTCGAAGTTCTGGCGGCGGGCGGGCGTATCATCTATTTGACGGGGCGCGATGACGGCATGAAAGAGGGGACGCTGCTGAACCTATCGCGGAACGGATTCCCCATGCCCGATGGCGAGTCCATCAGGCTGATCTTAAAGCCTCGTTTCGATATGCCGGATTTGGAGTATAAGAGGGATGTCTTCGAAAATTTATTGAATCAAGGGGGCGTGTCCGCCGGTTTCGACAACGAGCCCGCCTATGTGGATTTGCTGGCCGATTATTTTCCGCGCGCGGCCGCCGTGTTCGTGGACAGCCGGCACTCGGGAAAAGTCGCCGAGCCCAGGGTCGGGCTCCCTTGGATTAAGAATTTCCTCTTTTAA
- a CDS encoding MFS transporter, with product MMTATDVSDAVRPVHSQEYRRRRFLNWFPLGITYATFYMSRYNLNVASTEFMSRFDWTKAQFGLIATAGFWTYALSVILNGPLTDRIGGRKAILTAALGTAAINILVGVLFLNAWATKVLVGMSLLWAVNMYFQSFAALAIVKINAPWFHVRERGVFGGVFGIMISSGYFLAMTIGGWILAGLPWYAVFLIPSAAVLTMYLIDRRFIADNPKEAGFADFNTGDATSHHTDKEKPVDLGYLIRNVLANPVILTLMAAEFCTGFVRQGVLLWFVPFLKEVHHVHHGTALFSLATIGITVGGICGGLLCGFLSDKMFQSRRPPVAFIFYMGQIVSLVVLGLVQAPAAAAFMVGFTCMWVFGVHGMLTGTASMDFGGTRAAATVTGLLDGVQYIAAGLTGFLLGRFLDAYGWSAWTYMIVPFSLAGGLLMLKLWNATPKNTKVRIPPKTQTPEPERELAGV from the coding sequence ATGATGACGGCAACAGACGTTTCGGACGCAGTCCGCCCCGTTCACTCCCAAGAATACCGCCGCCGCCGGTTTTTAAACTGGTTCCCCTTGGGCATCACTTACGCCACCTTCTATATGTCCCGGTACAATTTAAACGTCGCTTCCACGGAATTCATGAGCCGTTTCGATTGGACAAAGGCTCAATTCGGTTTGATCGCCACCGCCGGCTTCTGGACTTACGCCCTTTCCGTCATTTTAAACGGCCCCCTGACCGATCGCATCGGCGGGCGCAAGGCGATTTTAACCGCGGCGTTGGGCACGGCCGCGATCAATATTTTGGTCGGCGTTTTGTTCCTTAATGCCTGGGCGACCAAGGTGTTGGTCGGCATGAGTTTGCTCTGGGCCGTCAATATGTATTTTCAATCCTTTGCCGCATTGGCCATCGTCAAGATCAACGCGCCATGGTTTCATGTGCGCGAAAGGGGCGTCTTCGGCGGCGTGTTCGGCATTATGATTTCCTCGGGCTATTTTTTGGCCATGACCATCGGCGGATGGATTTTAGCCGGTTTGCCTTGGTACGCGGTGTTTCTCATTCCCTCGGCCGCGGTGCTGACCATGTATTTGATCGACCGGCGCTTCATCGCCGATAATCCGAAAGAAGCGGGTTTCGCTGATTTCAACACCGGCGACGCGACAAGCCATCATACCGACAAGGAAAAACCCGTTGACTTGGGCTACCTGATCAGGAATGTGTTGGCGAATCCCGTGATTTTGACCTTGATGGCGGCTGAGTTCTGCACCGGTTTTGTTCGTCAGGGCGTGCTGCTTTGGTTCGTGCCTTTTTTAAAAGAGGTGCATCACGTTCATCACGGCACCGCGCTTTTTTCTTTGGCCACCATCGGCATCACGGTGGGGGGCATTTGCGGCGGGCTTCTGTGCGGTTTTCTTTCGGATAAGATGTTCCAATCCCGCCGCCCTCCGGTCGCTTTTATTTTCTACATGGGTCAAATCGTTTCGCTGGTTGTTTTAGGCCTGGTTCAGGCGCCGGCGGCCGCCGCTTTTATGGTCGGGTTCACCTGCATGTGGGTGTTCGGCGTTCACGGCATGTTGACCGGAACCGCGTCCATGGATTTCGGGGGGACCAGGGCCGCGGCCACGGTCACCGGACTGTTGGACGGGGTTCAATATATCGCCGCGGGCTTAACCGGTTTTCTTCTGGGCCGCTTCCTGGACGCGTACGGATGGAGCGCCTGGACGTACATGATCGTTCCTTTCTCGCTGGCCGGGGGCTTGTTGATGCTTAAGCTTTGGAACGCCACCCCGAAAAACACCAAGGTCCGCATCCCGCCGAAAACCCAAACGCCGGAACCTGAGCGCGAATTGGCGGGGGTTTAA